One genomic segment of Ignavibacteriota bacterium includes these proteins:
- a CDS encoding pullulanase, whose amino-acid sequence MKAQLKIFAFTVIILLIPKINSKGCKLYISENREFINSDTSKYKFSQHQLNTLYSEKELGSFVSVNQTTFRIFAPNAENVILKTFENVTDTISVDFKMNKDDDGVWEAIINEDLTNKFYGYQVYSEEDLEKNKIPPLCVDPYAKAVATYTDYLNPRKSIVYNQNYNWEDDSWIQRDWRDLIVYEMHIRDLTAHKSAGSNFPGTYKGLVEEKITGGINYIKSLGVNTVELLPSQEFGYCEIPFKDSLAGKYNTWNPYERNHWGYMTSNFFAPAAYYSENIGVLTRGKWLGEKGGQVNQFKDMVKAFHKNKIAVIMDVVYNHLSEYEIGNLKEIDKQYYFRFDEKGNYIAESYCGNDLKTERPMLRRLIVESIIYWMKEYHIDGFRFDLGKLLDWETIEAIIREAKKINPDVVFVCEPWGGGYNPMGFSLREWGSWNDQIRNGIKGENPFNGLGWIFGKWQGNNNIDRIKSYVRGTLINEEHGLFQEPEHSVNYLESHDGYTLGDFIRMGLGKIRKDEVITNINKNVHLTHEELKLHKLAAMFLFTSQGITMIHEGQEFGRSKVIELDENIEDVEAGTIDHNTYNKDNNTNYLNFVHAELNKDLFNYYKGLIKLRKFHKVFSKANYDDYSFQNFKKNEFALAYQVKFNSKSYLVIFNADRSQDLKFELPLGWWEVLADEYSVLPDIIKSISGSIVLNPSTGIVLKQK is encoded by the coding sequence ATGAAAGCGCAATTAAAAATATTTGCCTTTACAGTAATTATTCTTCTTATTCCAAAAATAAATTCAAAGGGTTGTAAGTTGTATATTTCAGAAAATAGAGAGTTTATAAATTCAGATACATCAAAATATAAATTTTCACAGCATCAGTTAAATACATTATATTCCGAAAAAGAATTGGGCTCTTTCGTTTCGGTAAATCAAACAACATTTAGAATTTTTGCACCAAATGCAGAAAATGTTATTCTAAAAACTTTTGAAAATGTAACAGATACAATTTCCGTTGATTTTAAAATGAACAAAGATGATGATGGAGTTTGGGAAGCAATTATAAATGAAGATTTAACGAATAAATTTTACGGTTATCAAGTTTATTCTGAAGAAGATTTAGAAAAGAATAAAATTCCTCCTTTATGTGTTGATCCATATGCAAAAGCTGTTGCGACTTATACAGATTATTTGAACCCAAGAAAATCAATTGTTTACAACCAAAATTATAATTGGGAAGATGATTCTTGGATTCAAAGAGATTGGCGAGATTTAATTGTTTATGAAATGCATATTAGAGATTTAACAGCACATAAATCTGCCGGTTCAAATTTTCCCGGAACTTACAAAGGTTTGGTTGAAGAAAAAATTACCGGCGGAATTAATTATATAAAATCTCTCGGTGTAAATACGGTTGAACTTTTACCTTCGCAAGAATTTGGATATTGTGAAATTCCTTTTAAAGATTCATTAGCCGGAAAGTATAATACTTGGAATCCTTACGAAAGAAATCATTGGGGTTATATGACCTCAAACTTTTTTGCGCCCGCTGCGTATTATTCAGAAAATATTGGAGTTTTAACAAGAGGCAAATGGCTTGGTGAAAAAGGCGGACAAGTAAATCAATTTAAAGATATGGTAAAAGCTTTTCATAAAAATAAAATTGCAGTAATTATGGATGTTGTTTATAATCATTTATCGGAATATGAAATTGGAAATTTGAAAGAAATTGATAAACAATATTATTTCAGATTTGATGAAAAAGGAAATTACATTGCCGAAAGTTATTGCGGAAATGATCTGAAAACCGAAAGACCAATGCTGAGGAGATTAATTGTTGAAAGTATAATTTATTGGATGAAGGAATATCACATAGATGGATTTAGATTTGATTTGGGAAAATTACTGGATTGGGAAACAATTGAAGCCATAATCAGAGAAGCAAAAAAAATAAATCCCGATGTTGTTTTTGTCTGCGAACCTTGGGGCGGCGGATATAATCCAATGGGATTTTCTTTACGCGAATGGGGAAGCTGGAATGATCAAATTAGAAACGGAATAAAAGGTGAAAATCCTTTTAATGGTTTAGGATGGATATTCGGAAAATGGCAAGGGAATAATAATATTGATAGAATAAAAAGTTATGTGCGCGGAACTTTAATAAATGAAGAACACGGATTATTTCAAGAGCCGGAGCATTCCGTAAATTACTTGGAATCTCATGACGGGTATACTTTGGGTGATTTTATTCGTATGGGTTTGGGAAAAATTAGAAAAGATGAAGTAATTACAAATATTAATAAAAATGTTCATCTCACGCATGAAGAATTAAAATTGCACAAATTGGCTGCAATGTTCTTGTTTACTTCGCAAGGAATTACGATGATTCACGAAGGACAAGAATTTGGCAGATCAAAAGTTATTGAGTTAGATGAAAATATTGAAGATGTTGAAGCCGGAACTATTGATCACAATACTTATAATAAAGATAACAATACAAATTACTTAAATTTTGTGCATGCAGAATTGAATAAAGATCTTTTCAATTATTACAAAGGATTGATCAAACTCAGAAAATTCCATAAAGTATTTAGTAAAGCAAATTATGATGATTATTCATTTCAGAATTTTAAGAAGAATGAATTTGCTTTAGCATATCAAGTTAAGTTTAACAGTAAAAGTTATTTAGTAATTTTTAATGCTGATAGAAGCCAAGATTTAAAATTTGAACTTCCTTTAGGTTGGTGGGAAGTTTTAGCTGATGAATATTCTGTTTTACCGGATATTATAAAATCTATTTCGGGATCAATAGTTTTAAATCCTTCTACTGGAATTGTTTTAAAGCAAAAATAG